DNA sequence from the Sulfurimonas sp. HSL3-7 genome:
CCGACGAGTTTGCCCTCTTCACCGACCATGCCCTTGACTATCATAATCTGGAACTGTTATTAAACGAATTAAACACCGTCATCGAAGCCACCCCTATCGATTACGAGGAGGCCAGGCTCAACATCCGGAGCACACTTGGCGCAACAATGAACATCGTAGAAGGAATGGAGAAGGCCGATATCGCTCTCAAAACAGCCCGCAGCCGTCACAAACCCTTCATGATCTATGACGGAAGCCTCAATATCGAGCATCAGTACCATCAGAATATGCAATGGACCCAAAGGCTCACAGCTGCGATCTCCGAAGATCGTATCGTTCCCTATTACCAACCTATCTTCGACAACCGATCCGGCGCCGTCAGCAGTTATGAATGTCTGGTCCGGCTGGTTGAACCCGACGGCAATGTCCTGACGCCGTTTCATTTCCTTGAAATCTCTAAAAAAGCACGGCTTTATCCCCGTCTGACGATGATCATGGTGGAGAAAAGCTGCCGCCATTTTAGTGGCAGACCTGACCATTTCTCTATCAATCTCTCCGTAGATGACATCCTTAATGAGGATACCGTCTTGTTTATCAAAGAGCAGATAGAAACGCACCGTGTCGCGGAGCAGATTATTTTCGAGATCCTTGAATCCGTCGGAATCGAAAACTATCCGGAGATCCTCAGCTTTATCGAAGAGATGAAGGCGCTCGGCTGCCGGTTCTCCATTGACGATTTCGGTTCAGGCTACTCCAACTTCGAACACCTGCTGCAACTCAAGATCGACTACATCAAAATCGACGGCAGCCTCATCCGGAATCTCCATACCGATGCCAATGCGATTTCGATCATCCAGGCGATCGTCTATTTTGCCAACAAACGCAACCTGATATGTATTGCCGAATTCGTTCACAACGCCGAAGTGTACGAAATTGTCAAAGAGCTCGGTATCGAGCGTTCACAGGGCTTCCATCTCGGTGAGCCTCTCCCCGATACACTTTAGGGCAATCACCGTTCTGCTCTTTCACGCACTTCGCGCATACCTTTCTCAATACATCACCAGCGTTCTTTGCGCCACTGCAGCTGCATCTTCTTTGTCAAAAAGGTCCATGCGACAATGCGGCTTATCTTTTGCCCCTGTCTCATCTCGATGGTCTGAACCTCAACGGGATTGAGCGGTTTCAATGCTTTGTAGATGGCGGTAAGGTTCTCTTTTTTGGAAACGAGGGTGGTAAACCAGAAGACTTTTGCGGCATGTACGGCACTCTGTTTCGCC
Encoded proteins:
- a CDS encoding EAL domain-containing protein; its protein translation is MIIKKAHSLSTRIVLSVALVFFLLFFAIFLVFGKITKDALYTAEKDKAEIIAEMIAPMLAVELYLGRNENVLAIADQITANPNILSFELVQDGQRIVRRKNTEIDSSDTDEDFNVETELIHPVNHHPIAKLHLSYSSEHYHHLARQYRMVFLILLGVLSLLIFLFTFYLRHLLTPLKRIASEVAGFTPGQELSLPPYKKNNEISDIATALKVMNIRISDYAEQQENTAQILEQEVAKKTSQLRRQLYTDALTGLPNRTRLMEDIGKARHGVLILVNIDEFRQINDFYGHIAGDHVLNTLAKTLTHLSKNETDMSVYKLSADEFALFTDHALDYHNLELLLNELNTVIEATPIDYEEARLNIRSTLGATMNIVEGMEKADIALKTARSRHKPFMIYDGSLNIEHQYHQNMQWTQRLTAAISEDRIVPYYQPIFDNRSGAVSSYECLVRLVEPDGNVLTPFHFLEISKKARLYPRLTMIMVEKSCRHFSGRPDHFSINLSVDDILNEDTVLFIKEQIETHRVAEQIIFEILESVGIENYPEILSFIEEMKALGCRFSIDDFGSGYSNFEHLLQLKIDYIKIDGSLIRNLHTDANAISIIQAIVYFANKRNLICIAEFVHNAEVYEIVKELGIERSQGFHLGEPLPDTL